The Methanobrevibacter sp. genome includes the window TTATAAAATCAGCACCCGCTCTTTTAACTTCACGAGTCTTTTTTAAGACTTCTTCAATGCCATCGCATCTTCCCTTTGGAAATCCAGGATACATTATCTCCATGTCAAATCCAGATGGAAGAAGCAAATCAAAATGACCCCCTGTCATCATCAATGGAGTGATTGACAAGTGAATTTTTGGAGCTATGAATAATTTTTTCTCTTGAGCCAATTTAAAGCTTAAATCTGCAGACCCACAATCCCTAATTGAAGTAACACCCGCATTTATTGTCTGCAAAGAATGAGGAACGGCATTGTAAAAATGAATACCTAAAGGATTTGCCATATTTTCCTCTTTGTGAAAACCTTTAGCGAAGATGTGGGCATGGCAATCAATAAAGCCCGGAAGTAAATAATTATCTTCCCCATCAATGACTTTAACATCCTTTTTAGTATTTATAGAAGATGAAATCTCTTTAATAATATTATCTTCAATCAATATATTTTGATTGGTATTTATTTCTTCAAAGGGATTGATAACATTTACATTTTCAATTAGAGTCTGCATATTACCACACTATAATATTTCGATTGTTCCGTTATCCCCATCGACTTCAACCAAAGTCCCATCAGTCAAGTCATTGACATTGCTTGGTGAGTCAACCATTGGAATATCGGACATTATTGCACCTGTTGCAATGATAGGCTCAGCATTAAGGCAGATGATGGCTTTTGGAGCAGTGTTGTTTTTCATCATCTGAAAAATCACGTAAGATCCGACAGTAGACCCCTTTCCACCAGGAATAAATAAAACCTTATCTTTGATAATTTCCCCTTTCAATTCATGATTAGGATCAATTATTTCACCATTTTCAGGATTTACTCCACCTAAAAAACTAATCGGTTCAGATGAAACAATCAACTCCCCTTTTCCCTTTCCTTTTGCAATACTTCTACATTCAATCATAAACTCACCTAAATAACATCCTTTTTCATTATTTCTCTTAAAACTGCAGTCGCATAAGAGCCCTTATTAATGGAAAATTCGCATAAAACCCCCTCGTCGGTTGGAGTCGCCTTACTGTCCCAAACTTGAAAACGCATATTGCGCCTAAGTCCAAAACTTCCTAAACGAGGCATTTTCGGAACTTCAAAATCCTCTTTTTTAACACCATACTTGTCTAAAACGCCCTTTTCCATTTCTCCAACTTCACCGCCTGCAAACGGAACCTTTGTACCATATAACGGGCAGGTCGGGTTGGCCTTAAAGTTTGTAATCAATTCCTGAAACTCTTCATGGGATTTGTCCCGAACAATATGCTCTTCATTGTCAATGACAATATCTCCCTCAACATATTTGTCAATGCCCATAGCAACCCTATTGCTTACGGCCTCATTGAACAGATAAGATTGATATGCATGGACAAACATTCTCTGCAAAGGCTTTGGAAGTGCGTGCAGGGCATTCATATAGGATTTGTCTGTCAATTCCCCCTTCTTGGAATCTTTAATCAATTCCTTAATCATCATCTTTTCATAGCGCATTCCCTTGCCCATCAGACTTAAAGATTCCTCCAAGTTTCCATCATCATAGGCTTTTCTTGCCTTTTGATTGTCTTCACCCTCATCTTCTGTCGGATTTCCTATATATCTTCTGACAGCCTCCTCAAGGTCATTTTCAACCAGAGCCTCTCCAACAAGATGGGTAACTGTTCTAGGCTTTCCAAATCTCTGCCAGCCGAAATAATTGGGAACACCTCTGATTTCAAGTTCAGTCAAAACTTCATTTGCAATCTCAGCGCTTTCTTGGACATCATCCAAATCTTTGATGAGAATTTTAAACTTGTTCCCCTTAAGCTGACCCATTCTGAGTTTTTTACGACCCCTAACAACCTTTAAAAAATCAGTATTGTAAATATCCAAGTTTTCAACTTGCCTGAACTGGTCTTCGGAATCCATGTTTGCAATGCAAATCCATTGACGAGTTATGGCTTTTTTATCTTTCATACCTGCAAAGCCCATTCTTTTTCTTGAGATATGCAAGTCACGGGCAATGTCGAGGACAACGTCCAAAGTTGTTCTTCCAAGTTTTTCAATCCAAACATAAACATTTGGGCCTTCACCATCAGGAATGACCTCTGGAATTTCTTCAACATAAAAGTCTTCATATTGGTTTCTAATAGTTCCACCAATACCCTCTTGAGATGTAACATAAGTAGTAGCATTTAACATGATATCACGGAAATAATAATGCCCCGACCGGGATTTGAACCCGGGGAATGGGATCCGCAGTCCCATGTGTTATCCAAACTACACCATCGGGGCCATACAAAATAAGATAACACACTAATATATTATACTTATAGTATTTAAATTATTGCTACACTATAAAAGAAGAGGAGTAGATGCGTGTTGCACCTACCTGATTTTAATTTCTACG containing:
- a CDS encoding DUF126 domain-containing protein; translated protein: MIECRSIAKGKGKGELIVSSEPISFLGGVNPENGEIIDPNHELKGEIIKDKVLFIPGGKGSTVGSYVIFQMMKNNTAPKAIICLNAEPIIATGAIMSDIPMVDSPSNVNDLTDGTLVEVDGDNGTIEIL
- the truD gene encoding tRNA pseudouridine(13) synthase TruD → MLNATTYVTSQEGIGGTIRNQYEDFYVEEIPEVIPDGEGPNVYVWIEKLGRTTLDVVLDIARDLHISRKRMGFAGMKDKKAITRQWICIANMDSEDQFRQVENLDIYNTDFLKVVRGRKKLRMGQLKGNKFKILIKDLDDVQESAEIANEVLTELEIRGVPNYFGWQRFGKPRTVTHLVGEALVENDLEEAVRRYIGNPTEDEGEDNQKARKAYDDGNLEESLSLMGKGMRYEKMMIKELIKDSKKGELTDKSYMNALHALPKPLQRMFVHAYQSYLFNEAVSNRVAMGIDKYVEGDIVIDNEEHIVRDKSHEEFQELITNFKANPTCPLYGTKVPFAGGEVGEMEKGVLDKYGVKKEDFEVPKMPRLGSFGLRRNMRFQVWDSKATPTDEGVLCEFSINKGSYATAVLREIMKKDVI